Below is a genomic region from Halobacterium sp. CBA1132.
GGGAGCGTGTTCGCGACGTCGGACCCCGACGTCGCCGCCGAACACGACCTCCTCGAAGCACAGGGCAAGGAACGCGAAGAATTCGAGCCGCTGACGTTCACCGTCGGCCGCGAGGACGTCATCGAGGGGCTCGACGACGCCGTGGTCGGGATGGCCGTCGACGAGGAAGCCGAAGTGACGGTCCCCCCGGAGGCGGCGTACGGCGACCACGACCCCGACCGGGTGCGCGAGTACGACCCCGAGACGTTCGAGGGGATGGTCGGGGAGACCCCGGAGGTCGGTCTCCACGTCGAAGCCGAGAACGGCCTCCACGGGGACGTGACTGCCGTCACCGACGAGCACGTCGCGGTGGACTTCAACCACGAACTCGCGGGGAAGACGCTCGTCTTCGACGTGCGCGTGCTGGCCGTCGAGTAGTCAGGCGACCGCGCGGCGCTGGATTTCCGCGTCCAGCGCGCGCCCCACGCGGCCGCCGTCGCGACGGCGAACACGACCGGCGTCACCGGTTCGCGGAAGGTGTAGACGACCAGTAGCGGCAACACCATGACGCCGCCGAGTCGGTAGCCGCTGGACTGGGAGACGGCAGCAGTCACGCAAATACCGAGGACCATGATGGCGGTTGCGGCGAGCACGAGTGGCGGGTCTACTACG
It encodes:
- a CDS encoding peptidylprolyl isomerase; amino-acid sequence: MTDTIESGDRVRLAYVGRFENGSVFATSDPDVAAEHDLLEAQGKEREEFEPLTFTVGREDVIEGLDDAVVGMAVDEEAEVTVPPEAAYGDHDPDRVREYDPETFEGMVGETPEVGLHVEAENGLHGDVTAVTDEHVAVDFNHELAGKTLVFDVRVLAVE